One Pasteurella dagmatis DNA segment encodes these proteins:
- a CDS encoding glycosyltransferase family 25 protein yields MEQMPPIFVISLKGSPRRDVISQRLNGLNLNFRFIDGINGKELTQDELNKVDYEFYLKRFNSRKPLTIGEVGCALSHLSIYEMIVQNKIEKAIILEDDAIVSQVFESLVKDSIRKSPDNTEIIFYDHGKAKSYCWRKTISENYRLVHYRRPSKNSKRVIICATAYLITLSGAQKLLKVAYPLRMPADYLTGALQLTKLKAYGVEPPCVFKGTISEIDAMEPR; encoded by the coding sequence ATGGAACAAATGCCACCAATCTTCGTGATTAGCTTAAAAGGATCACCTAGACGAGATGTTATTTCTCAACGTTTAAATGGTTTAAACTTAAACTTTAGATTCATTGATGGAATTAATGGAAAAGAGCTTACACAAGATGAATTAAATAAAGTTGATTATGAATTTTATCTCAAACGATTTAATAGCCGTAAACCATTAACTATAGGAGAAGTTGGCTGTGCTCTAAGCCACTTATCAATTTATGAAATGATTGTTCAAAATAAGATAGAAAAAGCAATCATTCTGGAAGATGATGCTATTGTATCACAAGTTTTCGAATCACTTGTTAAAGACTCTATCAGAAAAAGTCCAGATAATACTGAAATTATCTTTTATGATCATGGTAAGGCCAAAAGCTATTGTTGGAGAAAAACTATATCTGAAAATTACAGGTTAGTACATTATAGAAGACCTTCCAAAAACTCTAAGCGTGTCATTATATGTGCAACAGCATATTTAATCACATTATCTGGAGCACAAAAACTACTCAAGGTAGCTTATCCGCTTCGAATGCCTGCAGACTACTTAACTGGTGCATTACAGTTAACTAAACTTAAGGCTTATGGAGTAGAACCTCCTTGCGTATTCAAAGGAACTATTTCTGAAATAGATGCAATGGAACCTCGTTAA
- a CDS encoding glycosyltransferase family 9 protein: MKIKDKLRHLRLQIGAVFFDKKIAPHQAEKAIKSILFLRQDGKIGDYIVSSFVFREIKKFNPQIKIGVICTKKNAYLFQQNQYIDQLYYVKQRSIINYIKCGLSVAKEKYDLVIDPTVMIRNRDLLLLRLINAKNYIGYQKANYGLFNINLEGEFHFSELYQLALEKANIPVKDISYDVPFDNQSATEIAQFLRENRLQNYIAINFHGASSSRRFNNENIKAFLSRISTITNNKPIILLNYPSIYETLKETISQQSSVFLYPTKNIFHTIELIKYCDQLISPDTSTVHIASGFNKPIIAFYKKEKANFTNWQPKSQADTHILFYKENINELSPTQINPDWLVK; this comes from the coding sequence ATGAAAATCAAAGACAAATTACGCCATCTACGATTACAAATTGGAGCTGTTTTTTTTGATAAAAAAATAGCTCCACATCAAGCTGAAAAAGCTATAAAAAGCATCTTATTTCTACGTCAAGATGGAAAAATTGGTGACTATATTGTCAGCTCATTTGTCTTTCGCGAAATTAAAAAATTTAACCCTCAAATCAAAATAGGGGTGATTTGTACTAAGAAAAATGCTTACCTTTTTCAGCAAAATCAGTATATTGACCAACTTTACTATGTAAAGCAAAGAAGCATTATTAACTATATTAAATGTGGCTTGAGCGTAGCTAAAGAAAAATACGATCTTGTTATAGATCCAACAGTAATGATTCGTAACCGTGACTTATTACTTCTACGTTTAATTAATGCTAAAAATTATATTGGCTACCAAAAAGCAAATTATGGTCTATTCAACATTAATCTTGAAGGAGAATTTCACTTTTCTGAGTTATATCAATTAGCTTTAGAGAAAGCGAATATTCCGGTGAAAGATATAAGTTACGATGTTCCATTTGATAATCAAAGTGCAACTGAAATCGCTCAATTCTTAAGAGAAAATAGACTACAAAATTATATTGCTATAAATTTTCATGGCGCATCTAGTTCGAGAAGATTTAATAATGAAAATATTAAAGCATTCTTATCAAGAATAAGTACAATAACTAATAATAAGCCTATTATATTGCTCAACTACCCTAGCATATATGAAACTCTGAAAGAAACAATAAGTCAACAGAGTAGCGTTTTTTTATATCCAACTAAAAATATATTCCATACAATAGAGCTTATTAAATATTGTGATCAGCTAATTTCACCAGATACATCAACTGTTCATATCGCATCAGGTTTTAATAAACCTATCATTGCATTCTATAAGAAAGAAAAAGCCAATTTTACGAACTGGCAGCCAAAAAGCCAAGCAGACACACATATTCTTTTTTATAAAGAAAATATAAATGAACTGTCACCTACACAGATTAATCCCGATTGGCTAGTAAAATAG
- the rpmE gene encoding 50S ribosomal protein L31, with protein MKQGIHPNYVEVTATCSCGNVIKTRSTVGKDLNLDVCGNCHPFYTGKQRVVDTGGRVERFNKRFSIPSTK; from the coding sequence ATGAAACAAGGTATTCACCCTAATTATGTGGAAGTTACAGCAACTTGTTCTTGCGGTAACGTAATTAAAACTCGCTCAACAGTGGGTAAAGATTTAAACTTAGACGTTTGTGGAAACTGCCACCCATTCTACACGGGTAAACAACGTGTTGTTGATACTGGTGGTCGTGTAGAACGCTTCAACAAACGTTTCAGCATTCCAAGCACAAAATAA